Proteins found in one Lepeophtheirus salmonis chromosome 9, UVic_Lsal_1.4, whole genome shotgun sequence genomic segment:
- the LOC121123854 gene encoding uncharacterized protein, which yields MNILGLLLFLLFYSKSGTAKTVCSKPSGTLSLLPDIAFISSTTNQKSKKRTLFIGNTQEFSLQCNNSIKSFTLSEMSYSNGLNYEKIIMPCGEECSSEIIVLGSNAIDMVNCTANNSKISCETEGVLDVVSPERNPSTSIKYSFYDTTISSWIKCAKYDDNNKEINDLNQLDMFDNTVIICPFNESSSQSSDNVLVRLEKDEALAKVALAVRTFNFRTKRSPNYTYFTVKVAVAVSDPIKEQENAKGGINSTIMIVSGALVGLFMILLLSLVFIYQMKKRDLLSKVSSAHHSNEKISDVFYVSSSKSSESDTISTIIPQDYDSVFVVDDAGKRRLLKRQLSGDPNKLNPEMYLNHQASALSYDQGYEIPRCDFTIGKMLGSGNFGSVYEGEVCGLFGPTSKTKVAVKTVNDSTDVSRLTALLCEIKILGKIEPHLSLLSMLGACAAGLENDGELYLLLEHCPHGNLKSYLIEKRSQFKNGYNNQLLTEWAYGIAQGLKYLNSYRIMHGDLAARNILLGHDLVAKVSDFGLSKSMYDKYRYRKTNRQYVPWKWMAIEYLQDGCFHLNSDAWSYGVVLWEIFSLGEEPYFGERMDVVVNKLRQGHRLSSPDLLDDIDNGDIIYNDVMYPSWKEDPKERITFENIIEIFENVILNEDTIQIYSDRYKRHKEIHNAKKTKAENIRNPKMPVVVEESTPDTNGYITVQMACEHV from the coding sequence ATGAACATTCTTGGACTACTGTTGTTTTTACTGTTCTACTCCAAGAGTGGAACAGCCAAAACAGTATGTTCTAAACCAAGCGGAACTCTCAGTTTATTACCTGATATTGCATTTATATCTTCAACAACGaaccaaaaaagtaaaaaacgtACTCTATTCATCGGAAATACCCAAGAGTTTAGCCTACAATGCAACAACTCTATTAAAAGCTTTACTTTATCTGAAATGTCATATTCGAATGGACtaaactatgaaaaaataatcatgccTTGCGGAGAGGAGTGCTCATCTGAGATTATTGTCCTGGGATCTAATGCCATTGATATGGTCAACTGCACTgctaataatagtaaaatatcatGTGAAACTGAAGGAGTTTTAGATGTTGTGAGCCCTGAGAGAAATCCGTCGACTTCAATCAAATACTCTTTTTATGACACAACAATCTCATCTTGGATTAAATGTGCGAAATACgatgataataataaagaaatcaatgaCCTCAATCAACTGGACATGTTCGATAATACTGTCATTATTTGCCCATTCAACGAATCTTCTTCTCAAAGTAGTGATAATGTTCTTGTCCGATTGGAAAAAGATGAAGCTCTTGCCAAAGTGGCTTTGGCTGTACGGACATTTAACTTTCGCACAAAAAGATCACCAAATTACACATATTTTACTGTTAAAGTTGCGGTGGCTGTTTCAGATCCCATTAAAGAACAAGAAAATGCCAAAGGTGGAATTAATTCAACTATTATGATAGTTTCAGGTGCGCTAGTTGGACTATTCATGATTCTCCTTTTAAGCTTAGTattcatatatcaaatgaagaaaCGAGATCTATTGTCAAAAGTGTCATCCGCCCACcactcaaatgaaaaaatatcagatGTTTTCTATGTTTCTTCATCAAAGTCCTCAGAAAGTGATACTATATCCACAATTATTCCTCAAGATTATGATAGTGTATTTGTTGTCGATGACGCTGGCAAAAGAAGGCTTCTCAAGCGCCAACTTTCCGGTGATCCAAATAAACTAAATCCggaaatgtatttaaatcatCAGGCCAGTGCATTATCATATGATCAAGGATATGAAATTCCTAGATGCGATTTTACAATTGGTAAGATGCTTGGATCAGGGAATTTTGGAAGTGTGTATGAGGGAGAAGTATGTGGTTTATTTGGACCAACGTCCAAGACAAAAGTTGCAGTTAAGACAGTGAATGACTCAACTGACGTATCACGCTTAACTGCTCTTCTTTGCGAGATTAAAATATTGGGTAAAATTGAACCACATTTAAGCCTTTTGTCTATGCTTGGTGCTTGTGCGGCAGGTCTTGAAAACGATGGAGAATTATATTTGCTTCTGGAGCATTGTCCCCATGGTAATCTCAAATcatatttgatagaaaaaaggTCTCAGTTTAAAAATGGGTATAATAACCAATTATTGACTGAGTGGGCTTATGGAATAGCTCAAGGATTGAAATATCTTAATTCTTACCGTATTATGCATGGTGATTTGGCTgctagaaatattttattgggcCATGACTTGGTTGCTAAAGTATCTGATTTTGGACTAAGTAAATCAATGTACGATAAATATCGTTATCGCAAAACGAATCGTCAATATGTTCCATGGAAATGGATGGCAATTGAATACCTCCAAGACGGGTGCTTTCATTTAAATTCCGACGCTTGGAGCTATGGTGTTGTCCTTTGGGAAATTTTCTCTCTTGGAGAAGAACCTTACTTTGGTGAGAGAATGGACGTTGTTGTTAATAAATTGAGACAGGGCCATAGACTGTCATCTCCAGATTTATTGGATGATATTGATAATggtgatataatatataacgaTGTGATGTATCCATCCTGGAAAGAGGATCCAAAGGAGCGGATAACATTTGAAAACATCATTGAAATCTTTGAAAATGTAATCCTTAATGAGGAcacaattcaaatatatagtGATCGTTATAAAAGACACAAAGAAATTCACAATGCAAAGAAGACAAAAGCAGAAAACATTCGAAATCCCAAAATGCCTGTTGTTGTGGAGGAATCAACTCCGGATACAAATGGATACATTACAGTACAAATGGCATGCGAACATGTCTAA
- the RpL13A gene encoding large ribosomal subunit protein uL13: MPGFSPKPVVIDGRGHLMGRLASIVAKFILNGNRVVVLRCEGINLSGNFYRNKLKYLKFLKLRCNVKPSRGPFHFRAPSKIFLRTVRGMVPHKSERGKAALKRLETFEGVPPPYDKKKKMVIPSALKVMRLKPGRKFCSVGRLSHDVGWKYQDVVATLEAKRRVKNEVFYNRKMKLLKLKKEILKDTKVVKNIAPYQKIIESYGYA, encoded by the exons ATGCCCGGATTTAGTCCTAAG CCTGTGGTGATCGATGGCCGTGGTCATTTGATGGGCCGATTGGCCTCTATCGTCGCCAAGTTCATCCTTAACGGCAACAGAGTTGTGGTCCTCCGCTGTGAGGGAATTAACCTTTCAGGAAACTTTTACCGTAACAAGCTCAAGTATCTCAAGTTCTTGAAATTGAGATGTAATGTGAAGCCATCCAGAGGACCCTTTCACTTCAGGGCTCCCTCTAAGATCTTTCTCAGAACCGTGCGAG gAATGGTGCCCCACAAGTCTGAGCGCGGAAAGGCTGCATTGAAGCGGTTAGAGACCTTCGAAGGTGTTCCTCCTCCCTAcgacaagaagaagaagatggtGATTCCATCCGCACTCAAAGTGATGCGACTCAAGCCCGGCCGCAAGTTCTGTAGCGTAGGACGACTCTCCCATGACGTTGGATGGAAGTACCAGGATGTCGTTGCTACTTTGGAAGCTAAACGACGTGTAAAGAATGAAGTCTTCTACAACAGAAAGATGAAGCTCTTGAAATTGAAGAAGGAGATCCTCAAGGACACCAAAGTCGTCAAAAACATCGCTCCTTATCAAAAGATTATCGAATCTTATGGATATGCATAA
- the Apt1 gene encoding acyl-protein thioesterase 1, translating into MGSSSSKKSESSQIMFSSEYDVVVSARVKHTATLIFLHGLGDTGDGWASSMADVRPAHVKIICPTARVMPVTLNSGLRMPAWFDLMSLNVEGPEDAAGIRFAKSRIESIIAKEISNGIPAQRIVLGGFSQGGALALYAGLTGLYTLGGVIALSCWLPLHKEFNCSGKESVPVLQLHGDCDPVVPYRWGQLSSTTLKNSLRNHEFKTYEGLAHQSSKEELDDVKIFLSKVLKP; encoded by the coding sequence ATGGGCTCATCCTCCTCAAAGAAAAGTGAAAGCTCCCAGATCATGTTTAGCTCCGAATACGACGTGGTCGTGAGTGCAAGAGTCAAGCACACGGCTACTCTGATTTTCCTTCACGGCCTTGGGGACACAGGGGACGGTTGGGCCTCTTCTATGGCAGATGTCCGGCCCGCACATGTCAAAATCATATGTCCTACAGCCCGTGTGATGCCAGTCACACTCAACTCCGGATTACGCATGCCCGCATGGTTTGATCTCATGTCTCTGAACGTGGAGGGTCCCGAAGATGCGGCTGGCATTCGATTTGCTAAAAGCCGAATTGAATCCATTATCGCCAAAGAAATCTCTAATGGAATTCCGGCTCAGCGAATTGTTTTGGGTGGATTTTCTCAAGGAGGAGCACTTGCTCTCTACGCCGGCCTCACTGGCTTATATACCTTGGGCGGTGTCATTGCACTCTCTTGTTGGCTTCCACTTCATAAAGAGTTTAATTGCAGTGGCAAAGAGTCTGTGCCTGTCCTACAATTGCATGGAGATTGCGATCCCGTCGTTCCTTATCGATGGGGTCAACTCTCTTCCACGACACTCAAAAACTCCTTACGGAATCATGAGTTTAAGACCTATGAAGGCCTTGCACATCAATCTTCAAAGGAGGAGTTGGACGATGTTAAAATTTTCTTGTCTAAAGTTCTTAAgccttaa